One window from the genome of Acinetobacter sp. ANC 7912 encodes:
- the mnmG gene encoding tRNA uridine-5-carboxymethylaminomethyl(34) synthesis enzyme MnmG has product MHYPKVYDVIVIGGGHAGTEAALAAARMGRQTLLLTHNIETLGQMSCNPAIGGIGKSHLVREIDALGGAMALAADKGGIQFRILNSRKGAAVRATRAQADRVRYKAAIRHMLENQSNLDIFQQAADDLIVEGDTVKGVVTQMGIRFDAKTVVLTAGTFLGGVIHIGLNNASGGRAGDPPSISLAHRLRELKLPVGRLKTGTPPRIDARSVDFSVMTPQPGDFPSPTMSFMGDVSMHPEQVNCYITHTNERTHEIIRGGLDRSPMYTGKIEGVGPRYCPSIEDKIHKFADKDSHQVFLEPEGLDTHELYPNGISTSLPFDVQFELVRSIRGMENAHILRPGYAIEYDYFNPQALKFTLETKAINNLYFAGQINGTTGYEEAGAQGLLAGLNAARRAWDQEQWTPKRDEAYMGVLVDDLITLGTKEPYRMFTSRAEYRLMLREDNADQRLTPIGRELGLVDDERWAAYCEKMEAVERETGRLQHLWAAPNNPMGKKFIEMTGADLSKECSAIDLLKRPNITFAQIAELTGSEVSQQVGDQIEIAVKYEGYINRQHQDVAQMKRLEETKIPADFDYDAVSGLSREITMKLKQVRPETLAQASRIPGVTPAAVQLVMITIRKNANTKKSA; this is encoded by the coding sequence ATGCACTATCCTAAAGTATATGATGTCATTGTTATCGGTGGCGGTCACGCAGGTACGGAAGCAGCATTGGCTGCAGCACGTATGGGCCGACAGACTTTACTCTTAACTCATAACATTGAGACTTTAGGGCAGATGAGCTGTAACCCGGCGATTGGTGGTATTGGTAAATCGCATCTGGTACGCGAAATTGACGCATTAGGCGGTGCGATGGCTTTGGCTGCCGATAAAGGCGGTATTCAGTTCCGTATCTTGAACTCTCGTAAAGGCGCTGCAGTACGTGCCACTCGTGCGCAGGCAGACCGAGTACGCTATAAAGCAGCGATTCGTCATATGCTGGAAAACCAGTCCAATCTGGACATTTTCCAGCAAGCTGCAGATGACCTGATCGTAGAAGGCGATACAGTTAAGGGTGTTGTGACCCAAATGGGTATCCGCTTTGATGCGAAAACTGTTGTGCTGACTGCCGGTACATTCTTAGGCGGTGTGATTCACATCGGTCTGAACAATGCTTCAGGTGGCCGTGCAGGCGATCCTCCTTCAATTTCCCTGGCACACCGTCTACGTGAATTGAAATTGCCAGTGGGTCGTCTGAAAACTGGTACTCCACCACGTATTGACGCGCGTTCAGTTGATTTTTCTGTCATGACGCCACAGCCAGGTGATTTCCCATCACCAACCATGTCATTCATGGGTGATGTATCGATGCACCCGGAACAGGTGAACTGCTATATCACACATACCAATGAACGTACGCACGAGATTATCCGTGGTGGGTTGGACCGTTCACCAATGTACACCGGTAAGATTGAAGGTGTAGGTCCACGTTACTGTCCTTCGATTGAAGACAAGATTCATAAATTTGCCGATAAAGACTCGCACCAGGTATTCCTTGAGCCAGAAGGTCTGGATACGCATGAGCTTTATCCAAATGGTATTTCAACTTCATTGCCATTTGACGTTCAGTTTGAGCTGGTACGTTCGATCCGTGGTATGGAGAATGCACATATTCTGCGTCCAGGTTATGCAATCGAATACGATTACTTTAATCCGCAAGCACTGAAATTTACGCTTGAAACCAAAGCGATCAATAACCTGTACTTCGCTGGCCAGATCAACGGTACAACAGGTTATGAAGAGGCAGGTGCACAAGGTTTGTTAGCTGGTCTGAACGCTGCACGCCGTGCATGGGATCAGGAACAATGGACACCGAAACGTGATGAAGCGTACATGGGTGTACTGGTTGATGACCTGATTACTTTAGGTACCAAAGAGCCGTACCGTATGTTCACCTCACGTGCGGAATACCGTTTGATGTTGCGTGAAGACAACGCGGATCAACGTTTAACACCAATCGGCCGTGAATTGGGTCTGGTGGATGACGAACGCTGGGCAGCTTACTGTGAAAAAATGGAAGCGGTTGAACGTGAAACTGGTCGTCTGCAACACCTTTGGGCGGCGCCAAACAATCCAATGGGTAAAAAATTCATTGAAATGACGGGTGCTGATCTTTCTAAAGAGTGTTCTGCGATTGATTTGCTGAAACGTCCAAATATTACATTTGCCCAAATTGCTGAATTGACCGGTTCTGAAGTCTCTCAACAAGTTGGTGATCAGATTGAGATTGCGGTGAAATATGAAGGTTATATCAACCGTCAGCACCAAGACGTGGCACAAATGAAACGTCTGGAAGAAACCAAGATTCCTGCAGATTTTGATTATGATGCAGTGTCTGGTCTTTCTCGTGAAATTACTATGAAGTTGAAACAGGTTCGTCCGGAAACGCTGGCGCAAGCAAGCCGTATTCCAGGAGTAACTCCTGCAGCAGTTCAATTAGTGATGATTACTATTCGTAAGAATGCCAATACCAAGAAATCTGCTTAA